Sequence from the Fragaria vesca subsp. vesca linkage group LG4, FraVesHawaii_1.0, whole genome shotgun sequence genome:
ACCTTTTTCCCAGAAAATGAGAATCAAATTCGGCTCGTGTACAAATCCAGCAAGCACTGATCTGCTTCGAAATACAATATGTAGCATATGGTTTGAATTTCAAATGAAAACAGCAAGAGGAATACTCGGAATCAGGCACTCAACAGATACTCTAGTGATTTAAGTAACACATCAAGGTCACATGCCAAAGCTACTCCTTGGCTGAATCATCCCCTGACTTGGTATCTACCTTGGGCTTCGAAGGGGCTGAAGGAGATGGCGAGCCATCCACTCCCATTTCAGCTCTGAGATCGTTGATGCTGTTCTCTAACTCATCGATCCTGTTGCCCATCTCATCAAGTGCATCGTAGTCAAGGATACAAAGCAAACTTACGCAGTTTCAATAATTTATTAAGTACTTGTGTTCGAGCAACACTTCAAACACTTGCATTATATAATAAGAATGATAATAATACTAATAGTTCCAGAAAAGTTTCATGTTTACAGGTGCAACATATAGAGAAGTCAAAAGTGATAAACAAATAGATATAGGTCAAATGAAAGTTTAATCATGC
This genomic interval carries:
- the LOC101307482 gene encoding heat shock factor-binding protein 1-like, yielding MDGHDTDDPKQSTADMTAFVQNLLQQMQVRFQTMSDSIVSKIDEMGNRIDELENSINDLRAEMGVDGSPSPSAPSKPKVDTKSGDDSAKE